From Vicingus serpentipes, the proteins below share one genomic window:
- the ilvC gene encoding ketol-acid reductoisomerase, translating into MKNYFNTLPLRKQLEQLGTCDFMDSSEFDEGTSKLEGKKIVIVGCGSQGLNQGLNIRDSGLDVSYTLRDSAINEKRTSYLNASENGFKVGTYQEMIPTADLVINLTPDKQHTSVVQAVMPLMKNGAALSYSHGFNIVEEGMEIRKDITVVMVAPKSPGTEVREEFKRGFGVPTLIAVHPENDPNGDGLEIAKAYCVGTGGHKAGVLHSSFVAEVKSDLMGEQTILCGVLQTGSILCFDKMVEKGVEPGYAAKLIQYGWEVITEALKHGGITNMMDRLSNPAKIAAFDIAEELKEIMTPLFQKHMDDIMSGEFSKGMMKDWANNDADLLKWRAETGETAFEKTEAISSELSEQEYFDNGLLMVAFVKAGVELAFETMTETGIKEESAYYESLHEAPLIANTIARKKLFEMNRIISDTAEYGCYLFDHSCKPLLADFMKKVDINLIGKNFNENINTGVDNKELIEVNELIRFHPIEIIGYELRESMTEMTNLN; encoded by the coding sequence ATGAAAAATTACTTCAATACATTACCACTAAGAAAACAGTTAGAGCAACTTGGAACTTGCGATTTTATGGATTCATCAGAATTTGATGAAGGAACAAGTAAACTAGAAGGTAAAAAAATTGTTATCGTTGGATGTGGCTCTCAAGGGTTAAATCAAGGACTAAATATAAGAGATTCAGGATTAGATGTTTCATACACTTTGAGAGATTCTGCAATTAATGAAAAAAGAACCTCTTATTTAAATGCTTCTGAAAATGGTTTTAAAGTGGGTACATATCAAGAAATGATCCCTACAGCTGATTTGGTAATTAACTTAACTCCAGATAAGCAACATACTTCAGTTGTTCAAGCGGTTATGCCATTAATGAAAAATGGTGCTGCACTTTCATATTCTCATGGTTTTAATATTGTTGAGGAAGGTATGGAAATCAGAAAAGATATTACCGTTGTAATGGTAGCTCCTAAATCACCGGGTACTGAAGTGAGAGAAGAATTTAAAAGAGGATTTGGAGTACCAACTTTAATAGCTGTTCATCCAGAAAATGATCCAAATGGAGATGGTTTGGAGATAGCAAAAGCTTATTGTGTAGGAACAGGTGGTCATAAAGCAGGTGTGTTACATTCGTCTTTTGTTGCGGAAGTTAAATCTGATTTAATGGGAGAACAAACCATATTATGTGGGGTATTACAAACTGGCTCTATATTATGTTTTGATAAAATGGTTGAAAAAGGTGTAGAACCTGGTTATGCTGCAAAACTAATTCAATATGGATGGGAAGTAATTACAGAAGCATTAAAGCATGGTGGAATTACTAACATGATGGATAGACTTTCAAATCCTGCAAAAATAGCAGCGTTTGATATTGCTGAAGAATTAAAAGAAATAATGACTCCTTTATTTCAAAAACATATGGATGATATTATGTCTGGTGAATTTTCGAAAGGCATGATGAAAGATTGGGCGAATAATGATGCCGATTTATTAAAGTGGAGAGCTGAGACAGGTGAAACAGCTTTTGAAAAAACAGAAGCAATATCTTCTGAATTATCAGAACAAGAATATTTTGATAATGGATTGTTGATGGTAGCTTTTGTAAAAGCTGGTGTAGAGTTAGCTTTTGAAACAATGACAGAAACTGGAATAAAAGAAGAGTCGGCTTATTACGAATCGTTGCATGAAGCACCATTAATTGCAAATACAATTGCTCGTAAAAAACTGTTTGAAATGAACAGAATAATAAGTGATACAGCTGAATATGGTTGTTATTTGTTTGATCATTCATGCAAGCCTTTATTAGCTGATTTTATGAAAAAAGTTGATATCAATTTAATTGGTAAAAACTTCAATGAAAATATAAATACTGGAGTCGATAATAAAGAATTGATAGAAGTGAACGAATTAATCAGATTTCATCCGATAGAAATAATTGGTTATGAGTTAAGAGAATCGATGACTGAAATGACTAATTTAAATTAG